One Mesoplodon densirostris isolate mMesDen1 chromosome X, mMesDen1 primary haplotype, whole genome shotgun sequence genomic region harbors:
- the PJA1 gene encoding E3 ubiquitin-protein ligase Praja-1 produces the protein MHRSAPSQTTKRRSRSPFSTTRRSWDDSESSGTSLNVDNEDYSRYPPREYRASGSRRGMAYGHIDCFGADDSEEEGAGPVERVPVRGKTGKFKDDKLYDPEKGARSLAGVPLQFSSFNRDVREELDKLDPAPTARGSASRAEFLQPNSMAPQPSSAEGKVVTNGNSLERERREQNLPACPSRAPVSICGGGENTPKSSEEPVVRPKIRNPASPNCVKPKIFFDTDDDDDMPHSTSRWRETANADEGHSDGLARRGRGESSGGYPEPKYPEDKREARSDQVKPEKVPRRQRTMADPDFWTYSDDYYRYFEEDSDSDKEWTAALRRKYRGREQNLSSSGESWETLPGKEEHEAEQARVNASASASPSAGASAGSSGGNELEEVRGPSLQEEERAATEEEVPWLQYNENENSSEGDNDSGQEFLQPSVFMLDGNNNLEDDSSVSEDLEVDWSLFDGFADGLGVAEAISYVDPQFLTYMALEERLAQAMETALAHLESLAVDVEVANPPASKESIDALPEILVTEDHSAVGQEMCCPICCSEYVKGEVATELPCHHYFHKPCVSIWLQKSGTCPVCRCMFPPPL, from the coding sequence ATGCACAGATCAGCCCCCAGTCAAACCACCAAGAGGAGGAGCCGATCACCATTTTCCACCACTCGTCGTAGTTGGGACGACAGCGAGAGCTCGGGAACCAGCCTGAATGTTGATAATGAGGACTACTCCAGGTACCCGCCCAGAGAGTACAGGGCTTCGGGGAGCAGAAGAGGAATGGCTTATGGACATATTGACTGTTTCGGGGCAGATGATAgtgaggaggagggggctgggcctgTTGAGCGAGTGCCAGTGAGAGGGAAAACTGGCAAGTTTAAAGATGATAAGCTGTATGACCCAGAGAAGGGGGCGAGGTCTCTGGCTGGGGTGCCCCTACAGTTCTCTAGTTTTAACCGCGATGTGAGAGAGGAGCTTGACAAGTTAGACCCGGCCCCTACAGCACGGGGCTCTGCTAGCAGAGCTGAGTTCCTGCAGCCAAATAGCATGGCCCCTCAGCCATCTTCTGCTGAAGGCAAGGTGGTCACAAATGGCAACAGCCTGGAGAGGGAGAGACGGGAGCAGAATTTACCTGCGTGTCCCAGCAGGGCTCCTGTGAGTATTTGTGGTGGTGGGGAAAACACCCCAAAGAGTTCAGAGGAGCCGGTGGTGAGGCCCAAAATCAGAAATCCAGCAAGTCCCAACTGCgtgaaaccaaaaatattttttgatactgatgatgatgatgatatgcCACACAGTACTTCCAGGTGGAGGGAGACTGCCAACGCTGATGAAGGCCACTCAGATGGCCTGGCAAGAAGAGGCAGAGGCGAGAGTTCAGGTGGCTACCCTGAGCCGAAGTACCCTGAAGACAAGAGGGAAGCCAGGAGTGACCAAGTGAAGCCGGAAAAGGTACCGAGACGGCAACGAACCATGGCTGATCCTGACTTCTGGACGTACAGCGATGATTACTACAGATACTTCGAAGAAGACTCTGACAGTGACAAAGAGTGGACTGCGGCTCTGCGTCGCAAGTATCGAGGTCGGGAGCAAAATCTGTCGTCCAGTGGCGAGAGCTGGGAGACTCTGCCAGGAAAAGAAGAGCATGAAGCCGAGCAAGCCAGAGTGAATGCCAGTgccagcgccagccccagtgcTGGTGCCAGTGCTGGCAGCAGTGGCGGCAATGAACTTGAAGAAGTTCGAGGGCCGTCTCTCCAGGAAGAGGAACGGGCAGCCACCGAAGAAGAAGTTCCTTGGCTCCAATACAATGAAAACGAGAACAGCAGTGAGGGGGATAATGATTCCGGTCAGGAGTTTCTGCAGCCCAGCGTCTTCATGCTGGACGGCAACAACAACCTTGAAGATGACTCCAGTGTCAGTGAAGACCTCGAAGTGGATTGGAGCCTCTTCGATGGGTTTGCGGATGGGTTGGGGGTGGCTGAAGCCATTTCCTACGTGGATCCTCAGTTCCTCACGTACATGGCACTTGAAGAACGCCTGGCCCAGGCAATGGAAACTGCCCTGGCGCACTTGGAGTCTCTCGCGGTGGACGTGGAGGTGGCCAATCCACCAGCCAGCAAGGAGAGCATCGACGCTCTTCCCGAGATCCTGGTCACGGAAGATCACAGCGCGGTGGGGCAGGAGATGTGTTGCCCCATCTGTTGCAGTGAATATGTGAAGGGGGAGGTGGCAACGGAGCTGCCGTGCCACCACTATTTCCACAAGCCCTGTGTGTCCATCTGGCTTCAGAAGTCAGGCACTTGCCCCGTGTGCCGCTGCATGTTCCCTCCCCCGCTTTAA